Proteins from one Pleuronectes platessa chromosome 16, fPlePla1.1, whole genome shotgun sequence genomic window:
- the pyya gene encoding peptide YY-A: MMMKLWTVLVAVVLCVLVCLGTLADAYPPKPENPGEDAAPEELAKYYTALRHYINLITRQRYGKRSAQEDMVAELLFGADSNRDQRSRYDDSNMW; encoded by the exons ATGATGATGAAGCTGTGGACAGTGCTGGTGGCTGTAGtgctgtgtgtgctggtgtgtctGGGAACACTGGCGGACGCCTACCCACCCAAACCTGAGAACCCCGGTGAAGACGCCGCGCCCGAAGAGCTGGCCAAGTACTACACCGCTCTGAGACACTACATCAATCTGATCACAAGGCAGAG GTATGGAAAGCGCTCAGCTCAGGAGGACATGGTCGCAGAGCTCCTGTTTGGTGCCGACAGTAACAGAGACCAGAGATCAAG ATATGATGATTCCAACATGTGGTGA
- the mpp2a gene encoding MAGUK p55 subfamily member 2a, translating to MPVASTRTESVPQVLDVMSDSTTSSTTANDLDLIYLKGIMESPQEHEESLREPHLSAVRENNVELLLEILRDLDPFTHRSDTAAELSCILTKPHFQSLLETHDSVASQACDSPPPSPCDEVDHEAEDGHTHNQHPPPDAVRMVGIRKVTGEHLGVTFKVEAGELVIARILQGGMIDQQGLLHVGDIIKEVNGREVGKDPRVIQEELQATSGSVVLKILPSYHEAIPPRQVFFKCHYDYDPANDNLIPCKEAGLRFETGDILKIVNQDDVNWWQARHVEGGSTGLIPSQMLEEKRKAFVKRDVELAPAGNLCTGVGGKKKKKVMYVTTKNAEFDRHEILLYEEVAKVPPFKRKTLIVIGAQGVGRRRLKNMLLLKDPQLFGTTIPYTSRKPQKEERESRMYAFTSRSKMETDIKNGRYLEHGEYDGSHYGIKIDSIHEVVEAGRICILDANPQSLKVLRTSEFLPYVVFLQSPDFDVLKAMNQSAVDAEVVTKTLTDEEMQRTCDETAKIQAAYGHFFDLSIVNDNLDETYRTVKAALETVSKNPQWVPVTWVF from the exons ATGCCTGTGGCCTCCACCAGGACAGAGTCTG TGCCCCAGGTGCTGGACGTGATGAGTGACAGTACAACCAGCTCGACCACGGCCAATGACCTGGACCTCATCTACCTCAAAGGAATCATGGAGAGCCCTCAG gaACACGAGGAGAGCCTGAGGGAGCCACACCTCTCGGCGGTTAGGGAGAACAACGTGGAGCTCCTGCTGGAGATCCTCAGAGATCTGGACCCCTTCACGCACCGTTCGGACACTGCAGCTGAGCTTTCCTGCATACTCACAAAGCCTCATTTCCAG TCTTTACTAGAGACTCATGATTCAGTGGCATCCCAGGCATGTGATAGCCCACCCCCTAGCCCCTGTGATGAAGTGGATCATGAAGCAgaggatggacacacacacaaccagcacCCGCCACCTGATGCAGTCCGCATGGTGGGCATACGGAAAGTGACGGGGGAGCATCTG GGGGTGACATTCAAGGTGGAGGCTGGTGAGCTGGTGATAGCTCGCATCCTTCAGGGTGGTATGATAGACCAGCAAGGACTGCTGCATGTTGGAGATATCATCAAAGAG GTGAATGGAAGAGAGGTGGGCAAAGACCCCAGGGTGATCCAGGAGGAACTGCAAGCAACCAGCGGAAGTGTGGTTCTGAAGATACTGCCCAGCTACCATGAAGCCATACCACCAAGACAG GTGTTCTTTAAATGTCACTATGACTACGACCCAGCCAATGACAACCTAATTCCTTGTAAGGAGGCAGGCCTAAGGTTTGAGACAGGGGACATCCTGAAGATAGTCAATCAGGATGATGTCAACTGGTGGCAG GCCCGTCATGTTGAGGGTGGCAGCACAGGGCTGATCCCAAGTCAGATGCTCGAGGAGAAAAGGAAAGCATTCGTAAAGAGAGATGTGGAACTGGCACCAGCAG GAAATCTTTGTACTGGTGTtggagggaagaagaagaagaaagtgatgTACGTGACCACCAAAAATGCAG aGTTTGACAGACATGAGATATTGCTGTATGAGGAGGTAGCCAAGGTCCCACCTTTTAAGAGGAAAACTCTGATCGTCATTGGGGCCCAGGGTGTGGGGAGGCGGAGACTGAAGAACATGCTTTTACTGAAAGATCCACAGCTCTTTGGTACCACCATCCCAT ATACCTCCAGAAAGCCCCAGAAAGAGGAGCGGGAAAGTCGGATGTATGCCTTCACCAGCCGCAGCAAAATGGAAACTGATATCAAGAATGGGCGCTACCTTGAACATGGAGAGTATGACGGCAGCCACTATGGAATCAAGATCGACTCAATTCATGAGGTGGTGGAGGCAGGACGCATCTGCATTCTGGATGCCAACCCTCAG TCTCTCAAAGTGCTGAGGACCTCTGAGTTCTTACCCTACGTGGTGTTCCTCCAGTCTCCAGACTTCGATGTGCTCAAGGCAATGAACCAGTCCGCTGTAGATGCAGAAGTTGTAACTAAAACACTGACG GATGAAGAGATGCAGAGGACGTGTGACGAGACTGCTAAAATCCAGGCAGCATATGGTCACTTCTTTGATCTCAGTATCGTTAATGACAACCTGGATGAGACCTACCGCACGGTCAAAGCCGCCCTGGAAACGGTGTCCAAAAACCCACAGTGGGTCCCCGTCACCTGGGTGTTCTAG